In Nitrosospira briensis C-128, a genomic segment contains:
- a CDS encoding acetate/propionate family kinase has translation MTTIILTVNTGSSSVRLGVFVCDGDTFTEVASIRHDLSVGEPLSVLKEFMQTHALGGITVAAHRVVHGGMNLTAPCLIDRKIEQEIERLALLAPLHNPVALRWIRATREVLKDIVQVAVFDTAFFTALPKTARAYAIPHELAEKHGLRRYGFHGLAHKSMWQSWRALQPGSLRSARIISMQLGAGCSITAIDNGLPRDTSMGFSPLEGLVMATRSGDIDPGLTIFLQRQESLTPEQLDRLLNGRSGLLGVSGISADIRELLRSPDELARLAVDLYCYRARKYVGAYLAVLGGAEAIVFGGGVGENVPEVREKILTGMDWCGIEVDTQKNYGASGMSCISSPFSRIEVWVTPVNEAVILAREADALMKREAD, from the coding sequence ATGACCACAATCATATTGACCGTTAATACCGGCAGTTCATCAGTTCGCCTGGGGGTCTTCGTTTGCGATGGCGACACATTCACGGAGGTGGCGAGCATACGTCATGATCTTTCCGTTGGCGAACCATTGAGCGTACTGAAAGAATTCATGCAGACACATGCGCTCGGGGGAATTACCGTGGCAGCGCATCGAGTGGTTCACGGCGGTATGAATCTTACCGCGCCATGCCTGATCGACAGGAAAATCGAGCAGGAGATCGAGCGATTGGCGCTGCTGGCGCCACTTCACAACCCCGTCGCGCTGCGGTGGATACGCGCAACCCGCGAGGTGTTGAAGGACATTGTCCAGGTCGCGGTGTTTGATACCGCGTTTTTTACGGCTCTGCCGAAAACTGCGCGAGCTTATGCTATTCCGCATGAGCTTGCTGAAAAGCATGGATTGCGCAGGTATGGCTTTCATGGGCTGGCGCACAAGTCAATGTGGCAAAGCTGGCGGGCGCTTCAACCAGGTTCCTTGCGAAGTGCGAGGATAATTTCGATGCAACTCGGGGCCGGTTGTTCGATCACGGCGATCGATAACGGATTGCCGCGAGATACTTCAATGGGATTTTCACCCTTGGAGGGGCTCGTGATGGCGACGCGCTCAGGCGATATAGATCCGGGTCTCACCATATTTCTCCAGCGTCAGGAAAGCCTGACACCGGAGCAACTGGATCGATTGCTCAATGGGCGCTCGGGCCTGTTGGGTGTTTCCGGGATCAGTGCCGATATACGTGAGTTGTTACGATCTCCAGATGAACTTGCGCGGCTGGCGGTGGATTTATATTGTTACCGGGCACGTAAATATGTGGGTGCTTATCTTGCAGTATTGGGCGGCGCCGAAGCCATCGTTTTTGGGGGCGGAGTGGGCGAGAACGTGCCGGAAGTGAGGGAAAAAATTTTGACCGGCATGGACTGGTGCGGAATTGAAGTCGATACCCAAAAAAATTACGGTGCCAGTGGAATGTCGTGCATCAGCAGCCCTTTCAGCCGGATTGAGGTCTGGGTTACACCCGTAAATGAGGCGGTTATCCTGGCACGCGAGGCGGACGCTTTAATGAAACGCGAAGCGGATTAA
- a CDS encoding Tim44 domain-containing protein, with protein MKKILTLLTLAILSFGLAAFDAEARRFGGGKSIGKQREAISPQTPPKSAQTPPAASAPAAAGNRWMGPLAGLAAGGLLAALFMGGAFEGINMMDVLMLAALMAAVFFVVRMMRKPRQEHSARPMQYSGMGAGPGSSGTATATEHATAPGESTAAPAQAQAVASKTANIPADFQVEPFLRNAKTSFIRLQAANDARDLSDIREYTTPEMFAEISMQISERGNEPQRTEVMGINAELLEVVTENNTAIASVRFNGQLRESSNPPEAFDEIWHVQKNIKDPESVWLLAGIQQVS; from the coding sequence ATGAAGAAAATATTGACCCTGCTGACTCTGGCCATTTTAAGCTTCGGATTGGCCGCCTTTGATGCCGAAGCAAGGCGCTTTGGCGGCGGCAAGAGCATTGGCAAGCAACGTGAAGCCATCAGCCCGCAAACGCCTCCCAAATCGGCGCAAACACCCCCTGCTGCGTCGGCACCCGCCGCGGCGGGCAATAGGTGGATGGGCCCGCTGGCTGGATTGGCTGCGGGAGGATTGCTGGCAGCATTATTCATGGGTGGCGCATTTGAAGGCATCAATATGATGGATGTGTTGATGCTGGCTGCGCTGATGGCTGCGGTTTTCTTCGTCGTGCGCATGATGCGCAAACCGCGGCAGGAACATTCGGCACGACCGATGCAGTATTCGGGCATGGGAGCAGGCCCCGGCAGTAGCGGGACCGCGACGGCGACAGAACACGCAACGGCACCGGGGGAAAGTACGGCAGCACCAGCCCAGGCACAAGCTGTTGCCAGCAAAACCGCGAATATTCCCGCGGACTTCCAGGTCGAGCCATTCCTGCGCAATGCAAAAACGTCATTCATCCGCTTGCAAGCGGCCAATGATGCCCGGGACCTGAGCGACATCCGGGAATACACTACGCCGGAAATGTTTGCGGAGATCAGCATGCAGATCTCCGAACGCGGCAATGAACCTCAAAGAACCGAGGTGATGGGTATCAATGCGGAACTGCTTGAGGTGGTTACCGAGAACAACACGGCCATTGCCAGCGTCCGGTTCAACGGGCAACTGCGGGAGTCTTCCAATCCACCGGAAGCATTTGATGAAATCTGGCACGTGCAGAAGAATATCAAGGACCCTGAATCCGTCTGGCTGTTGGCAGGAATTCAGCAAGTCTCATAG
- a CDS encoding ubiquinone biosynthesis accessory factor UbiJ: MLASVAIAPLNHLLRGESWARKRLQLHAGRTARFRLPPFPDLALTIQASGEVSAAAKGALDDATLTLIPGLLPRLLAHDEDAYREVRISGDSEFAEEILLIGKSLHWDVEQDISGVTGDILAHRVVKAGEGLMHWQAETARNLWQTLTEYLTEEQPLLAKSMDMHELIHEINTLRNHAASLEMRVNALDR, from the coding sequence ATGCTGGCATCCGTTGCGATAGCCCCGCTTAACCACTTGTTGCGCGGAGAGAGTTGGGCGCGTAAGCGGTTGCAGCTTCATGCAGGCAGGACGGCACGTTTTCGCCTCCCTCCCTTCCCTGACCTCGCCCTGACCATCCAGGCCAGCGGTGAGGTTTCGGCGGCGGCAAAGGGCGCGCTCGATGACGCCACCTTGACGCTTATTCCAGGTTTATTGCCACGCTTGCTTGCCCATGATGAAGATGCCTATCGCGAAGTCAGGATCTCGGGTGATAGCGAGTTTGCGGAAGAAATTCTCCTTATCGGAAAAAGCCTGCATTGGGATGTGGAGCAGGATATTAGCGGTGTAACGGGAGATATCCTCGCGCATCGGGTAGTGAAGGCCGGCGAAGGCCTGATGCACTGGCAAGCTGAAACCGCACGTAATTTATGGCAGACGCTGACGGAATATCTGACAGAAGAGCAGCCATTGCTTGCAAAATCAATGGATATGCACGAGCTTATTCATGAAATAAACACATTACGGAACCATGCCGCAAGTCTGGAAATGCGCGTGAACGCGTTGGATCGCTAA
- the ubiB gene encoding ubiquinone biosynthesis regulatory protein kinase UbiB, which translates to MRFFRLLKILSVAFRFGLDEFFLGHERLRFLRPAVKVATFWRRLDRARGERLRLALETLGPIFVKFGQMLSTRRDLLPQDIADELAKLQDQVPPFPSSLAIKTLEQIYGKPVTEVFLVFDAEPVASASIAQVHLAVLHDGTEVAVKVLRPGIAPIIAHDVALMDSGALLVEALWPDGKRLKPREVVTEFARHLDDELDLMREASNCSQLRRNFLDSPLLLVPEVYWDYCYSGVMVMQRVKGIPISQVTKLREQGVDIPRLARVGVEIFFTQVFRDGYFHADMHPGNIFVGQDGRYIAVDFGIMGTLTDEDKNYLAQNFLAFFRRDYKRVAEAHVEAGWAPKNTRVDDFETAIRAVCEPIFDKPLKEISFGRVLLRLFQTSRQFNVEIQPQLVMLQKTLLNIEGLGRDLDPDLDLWTTAKPYLENWMAEQLGWRGLTRRLAKEASSWAVIMPQFPRLLHQVLNENRTQAMDEKITEILTEQKRQSRLFAAIAAILAALLLWQTWH; encoded by the coding sequence ATGCGTTTCTTTCGCCTTCTCAAAATACTCTCGGTAGCATTTCGTTTTGGCCTGGATGAATTTTTTCTGGGCCACGAGCGGCTTCGGTTTCTGCGGCCTGCTGTCAAGGTGGCGACGTTCTGGCGGCGGCTGGATAGGGCGCGAGGCGAACGCCTGCGCCTTGCGCTGGAAACCCTTGGCCCTATATTCGTCAAGTTTGGCCAGATGCTTTCGACTCGCCGGGATCTTCTGCCGCAGGATATCGCCGATGAACTGGCCAAGCTGCAAGATCAGGTCCCGCCGTTTCCCTCCAGTCTCGCCATCAAGACGCTGGAGCAGATCTATGGAAAACCGGTCACCGAGGTCTTTCTGGTCTTTGACGCAGAACCGGTAGCCAGTGCATCCATCGCACAGGTTCATCTGGCGGTGCTGCATGACGGAACGGAAGTTGCGGTCAAGGTGCTGCGACCGGGCATCGCTCCCATCATCGCACATGACGTGGCATTGATGGATTCCGGCGCTTTGCTGGTCGAAGCGCTGTGGCCCGACGGCAAGCGGCTTAAGCCGCGCGAGGTGGTGACCGAATTTGCCCGGCATCTGGACGACGAGTTGGATCTCATGCGCGAGGCATCGAACTGCAGTCAGCTGCGGCGTAATTTTCTGGATTCTCCATTGCTGTTAGTGCCCGAAGTTTACTGGGATTATTGCTATTCCGGCGTTATGGTGATGCAGCGCGTAAAAGGCATACCTATCAGCCAGGTGACGAAACTACGCGAGCAGGGAGTCGATATTCCAAGACTTGCCAGAGTCGGCGTGGAAATATTTTTTACTCAGGTATTTCGGGACGGTTATTTCCACGCCGATATGCATCCGGGCAATATCTTTGTTGGCCAGGACGGACGTTACATCGCGGTCGATTTCGGCATAATGGGAACGCTCACCGACGAGGACAAAAATTATCTGGCGCAGAATTTCCTGGCATTTTTTCGGCGCGACTACAAGCGTGTGGCCGAGGCGCATGTGGAGGCGGGGTGGGCGCCGAAAAATACTCGCGTTGATGATTTCGAAACTGCGATTCGTGCCGTATGCGAACCCATCTTTGACAAGCCGCTGAAGGAAATTTCCTTTGGCCGCGTGCTGCTGCGGCTGTTCCAGACATCACGCCAATTTAATGTTGAAATCCAGCCGCAGCTGGTAATGCTGCAAAAAACCTTATTGAATATCGAAGGGCTGGGGCGCGACCTCGACCCCGATCTCGACCTGTGGACGACGGCGAAGCCCTACCTGGAAAACTGGATGGCCGAACAGCTTGGCTGGCGCGGGCTAACTCGGCGGCTGGCCAAGGAAGCATCGAGCTGGGCAGTCATCATGCCGCAGTTTCCACGCTTGCTGCATCAGGTTTTAAATGAAAATCGCACACAGGCGATGGACGAAAAAATAACCGAAATACTCACCGAACAAAAACGCCAAAGCCGCTTATTCGCTGCTATTGCAGCGATACTGGCAGCATTGCTGCTGTGGCAGACATGGCACTGA
- a CDS encoding ABC transporter ATP-binding protein: MALLEIRNVTRRFGSYTAVDNVSISVESGEFFTLLGPSGCGKTTLLRMIAGFDLPDSGQILLDGRDMVGTPPEKRPVHTVFQTYALFPHMTVADNIAFPLKMAGKKPHEIKTSVADALDSVHLSNFSNRFPNELSGGQKQRVAFARGLVNRPRLLLLDEPLGALDAKLREEMQMELINLQKEVGVTFVFVTHAQNEALALSHRIAVMNRGNVEQIDEPSKIYGFPRNRFVADFIGKISMMSAQVLEASPTHLRLDVGEVGEITTAGKEGIKPGDKGTIAIRPEQVLISHPSEEPRLKNHFLGKVRDFLYVGDVTTYIVELANGADIEALLPNSAPGRAKFFEVGDPVSVSWHHDAGIFLND, from the coding sequence ATGGCACTACTTGAAATCCGTAATGTCACACGGCGCTTTGGCAGCTATACCGCGGTCGATAATGTCAGCATCAGTGTGGAGTCGGGTGAATTCTTCACGCTGCTGGGGCCATCGGGTTGTGGTAAAACGACGCTCCTGCGGATGATAGCCGGGTTCGATCTTCCGGATTCAGGCCAAATCCTGTTGGACGGAAGAGACATGGTCGGCACGCCGCCGGAAAAACGCCCGGTCCATACCGTATTTCAAACATACGCGTTGTTCCCGCATATGACCGTAGCGGACAATATTGCGTTTCCGCTCAAGATGGCTGGTAAAAAACCACATGAAATAAAAACCAGCGTAGCGGATGCCCTGGACAGCGTACACCTGTCGAATTTCAGCAACCGTTTCCCCAATGAATTATCGGGTGGGCAGAAACAGCGAGTGGCGTTTGCCAGAGGATTAGTCAACCGCCCCCGGTTGTTGCTGCTGGATGAACCATTGGGTGCACTCGATGCCAAATTGCGCGAGGAAATGCAGATGGAGTTGATCAATCTTCAGAAAGAAGTTGGGGTAACATTCGTTTTTGTTACCCATGCCCAGAACGAAGCGCTGGCGCTGTCACATCGCATCGCGGTGATGAACCGCGGCAATGTCGAACAAATCGACGAACCTTCCAAAATCTATGGTTTTCCCAGAAATCGCTTTGTTGCGGATTTTATCGGCAAGATCAGCATGATGAGCGCACAAGTCCTGGAGGCTTCGCCTACCCATTTGAGACTTGATGTAGGCGAAGTGGGGGAAATTACAACCGCCGGCAAGGAAGGTATCAAACCCGGCGATAAAGGTACGATCGCGATTCGTCCCGAACAGGTATTGATTTCCCACCCCTCGGAGGAACCACGCCTGAAAAATCATTTCCTCGGTAAAGTACGTGATTTTTTATATGTTGGAGATGTTACCACCTATATCGTTGAGCTCGCCAATGGCGCCGATATAGAGGCTTTGCTGCCTAATTCCGCACCTGGACGCGCAAAGTTTTTCGAGGTAGGGGATCCAGTAAGCGTCTCATGGCATCACGACGCCGGTATTTTTCTCAATGACTAA
- a CDS encoding ABC transporter permease, whose protein sequence is MTKEEANAPRAARFLVSGPPLLFLVVFFVAPSLIMILTSFRFPGEFGGLAPITAPAGADHGEYGLTAEAYQFFFSNILYAEIFLKSFGVASATTLICLVMAYPLAVLIARSEKRFRNLMVLLVVLPFASNFLIRIYAWMIILGPESGLSHFINAILGAFGIAPVTLLFSPFAVLIGMVYVHLPFMVLPLYTNLEKHDPSLLDAAQDLGANGWQRFWRVTWPLSLPGVFSGSALVFIPVLGMFAVPDILGGTGDILIGNLIKDQFLGTRDWPFGSALSIMLTLAVLSVAGLTAWFARSATGRRAA, encoded by the coding sequence ATGACTAAAGAAGAAGCCAATGCGCCTCGCGCTGCCCGATTTCTGGTAAGCGGACCGCCGCTATTGTTCCTGGTCGTATTCTTCGTCGCTCCCAGCCTGATCATGATTCTCACCTCGTTCCGCTTTCCGGGCGAGTTCGGTGGCCTGGCACCCATCACTGCACCCGCGGGCGCGGACCACGGCGAATACGGCCTTACCGCCGAAGCTTACCAGTTTTTTTTCAGCAACATTCTTTACGCGGAAATTTTTCTCAAATCCTTCGGCGTTGCGTCGGCAACCACCCTCATTTGTCTTGTTATGGCCTATCCGCTGGCAGTGCTGATCGCGCGCAGTGAAAAACGCTTCCGAAACCTGATGGTGCTGCTGGTAGTGTTGCCATTTGCCAGTAATTTTCTCATCCGTATTTATGCCTGGATGATTATTCTTGGGCCTGAATCCGGGCTCAGCCATTTCATCAATGCTATTCTCGGCGCATTCGGGATTGCCCCTGTGACGTTGTTGTTCTCGCCGTTTGCCGTATTGATCGGCATGGTATATGTACACCTGCCGTTTATGGTGCTGCCGCTTTATACCAACCTGGAAAAGCATGATCCCTCGCTTCTGGACGCCGCACAGGATCTGGGCGCCAACGGCTGGCAGCGGTTCTGGCGCGTCACGTGGCCGCTATCCCTGCCCGGCGTTTTTTCGGGTTCGGCACTCGTATTCATCCCGGTACTCGGCATGTTCGCGGTGCCGGACATACTCGGCGGTACGGGCGACATTCTCATCGGCAATCTGATCAAGGATCAATTCCTCGGCACCCGTGACTGGCCTTTTGGTTCAGCGCTATCAATCATGCTGACGCTGGCGGTGCTATCCGTCGCCGGGTTGACCGCCTGGTTCGCTCGCTCGGCCACCGGGCGGCGCGCGGCATAG
- a CDS encoding ABC transporter permease produces MSRTNIWLWSAAGVIYAFLYVPLVIVVLYSFNDSKLNAEWVGFTLSWYKTLFQNTEMLTAARNSLIIALSASFSATLLGTMAGLAIHRYKLKVLPILVFTPVAMPEILLGVSLLLFFLQVLNLTLGMVSIIIAHTTFCIGFVAIIVRARLQGMDESIFEAARDLGASPWQTFRLVTLPLIMPAVVAGALMSFTLSIDDFVITFFTKGVGEPILPIHIYTMIKVAVTPEVNAISTLLMLLTLVMIIIAARLESHASSSANATSRETG; encoded by the coding sequence ATGAGCCGCACCAATATCTGGCTTTGGTCCGCAGCCGGCGTGATTTACGCCTTCCTGTACGTTCCGCTGGTTATCGTGGTTTTGTATTCGTTCAACGATTCAAAGCTGAATGCCGAGTGGGTGGGATTCACATTGTCCTGGTATAAGACACTGTTCCAGAATACGGAAATGCTCACCGCCGCGCGCAATTCGCTGATCATCGCGCTCAGTGCAAGTTTCAGCGCAACCCTGCTCGGTACGATGGCTGGCCTGGCGATACATCGGTATAAGCTCAAGGTCTTGCCGATATTGGTGTTCACGCCGGTGGCGATGCCCGAAATCCTTCTGGGCGTATCGCTGCTTTTATTCTTTTTGCAGGTGCTTAATTTAACGCTCGGCATGGTGTCCATCATCATTGCGCACACGACATTTTGTATCGGTTTCGTTGCCATCATCGTACGGGCGCGGCTCCAGGGCATGGATGAAAGTATTTTTGAAGCCGCGCGCGATCTCGGCGCCTCTCCCTGGCAGACTTTTCGTCTTGTCACCTTGCCGTTGATCATGCCCGCCGTGGTTGCCGGTGCATTGATGTCGTTTACCTTGTCCATCGATGACTTTGTCATTACATTCTTTACCAAGGGGGTGGGTGAACCGATTCTCCCCATCCATATCTATACGATGATAAAGGTTGCGGTGACGCCGGAAGTGAACGCCATCTCCACATTATTGATGCTGCTCACGCTGGTCATGATCATCATTGCGGCCAGGCTCGAATCGCATGCTTCATCAAGCGCGAACGCAACGTCGCGCGAGACGGGATGA